The following proteins come from a genomic window of Betaproteobacteria bacterium:
- a CDS encoding tyrosine-type recombinase/integrase: MARRGIHRLTALFVQKIRKPGFYADGGNLYLRVDEPVNKSWIFRYERAGKATDLGLGALHSVALDRARAKASEYRALLAEHGDPLQAKREREKSVAVSAAKGMTFDACATAYIDAHKPGWRNPKHADQWTATLATYASPVFGALPVAAVDTGLVMKVLEPIWYTKTETATRLRGRIENVLGWATVRGYREGDNPARWRGHLDKLLPMRSKVQKVKHHAAMPYANLSAFMAELRNREGVSAKALEFIVLTAARVSEAVNAQWGEIDFEARVWTIPSNRMKAGKEHRVPLTKEAGAVLKVQQEKAQSDYIFPGWKVGLPLSGAACLELLDEMGHAELTTHGFRSTFRDWCAEQTNFPREIAEAALAHTLKDKTEAAYQRGDLLERRRKLMEAWAAYCGKDGTGKVISLRAAAG, encoded by the coding sequence CTATGCCGACGGTGGCAATCTGTACCTGCGCGTCGACGAGCCCGTCAACAAGTCTTGGATCTTCCGCTACGAGCGCGCCGGCAAGGCAACCGATCTAGGGCTCGGCGCGCTGCACTCAGTGGCGCTTGACCGCGCTCGGGCGAAGGCCTCCGAGTATCGCGCACTGCTCGCCGAGCATGGCGATCCACTGCAGGCGAAGCGCGAGCGCGAGAAGTCGGTCGCTGTGAGTGCTGCGAAGGGTATGACGTTCGATGCCTGCGCGACAGCGTACATCGACGCGCACAAGCCGGGATGGCGCAATCCGAAGCACGCGGACCAGTGGACCGCGACGCTCGCGACCTATGCCTCGCCCGTGTTCGGCGCGCTGCCCGTGGCGGCCGTCGATACCGGGCTCGTCATGAAGGTGCTCGAACCGATCTGGTACACGAAGACCGAAACAGCGACGCGGCTGCGCGGGCGCATCGAGAACGTGCTCGGCTGGGCTACCGTGCGCGGCTATCGCGAAGGCGACAATCCGGCGCGCTGGCGCGGGCATCTCGACAAACTGCTGCCGATGCGCTCCAAAGTGCAGAAGGTCAAGCACCATGCCGCAATGCCCTACGCCAATCTTTCGGCGTTCATGGCCGAGCTTCGCAATCGTGAGGGTGTCTCGGCAAAGGCACTTGAGTTCATCGTCCTGACTGCCGCGCGCGTATCGGAAGCGGTCAACGCGCAATGGGGCGAGATCGACTTCGAGGCGCGCGTGTGGACGATCCCGAGCAATCGAATGAAGGCAGGCAAGGAACATCGCGTGCCGCTCACGAAGGAAGCCGGCGCGGTGCTGAAGGTGCAGCAGGAAAAGGCGCAATCGGATTACATCTTCCCGGGATGGAAGGTAGGGCTTCCCTTGAGCGGCGCCGCGTGCCTCGAACTGCTCGACGAAATGGGGCATGCAGAACTCACGACGCACGGATTTCGCTCGACGTTCCGCGATTGGTGCGCGGAGCAAACGAATTTTCCGAGGGAGATTGCCGAAGCGGCACTGGCTCACACGCTGAAGGACAAGACCGAAGCCGCCTACCAGCGGGGCGATCTATTGGAGCGCCGGCGCAAGCTCATGGAAGCCTGGGCGGCGTATTGTGGGAAGGACGGGACCGGCAAGGTCATTTCATTGCGTGCCGCGGCCGGCTGA
- a CDS encoding AlpA family phage regulatory protein, which produces MSTSASQRKPRNTPKSPRPSPDAYIWRMPQVMNETGLNELQIYRAMRAVDCPFPRQVQLTPRSVGWIADEVRAWRAARIAQREIAAAQRSEQMRTLRMRTPARASKRKVTTTALSR; this is translated from the coding sequence GTGAGCACGTCCGCAAGCCAACGCAAGCCGCGCAATACCCCGAAGTCGCCGCGTCCGAGCCCAGACGCCTACATCTGGCGCATGCCCCAAGTGATGAACGAGACGGGGCTCAATGAGTTGCAGATCTACCGCGCTATGCGGGCGGTTGATTGTCCGTTTCCGCGACAGGTACAACTTACTCCGCGCTCGGTGGGGTGGATCGCGGATGAAGTTCGGGCATGGAGGGCCGCTCGCATCGCGCAGCGGGAGATCGCGGCCGCACAGCGCAGCGAACAGATGCGCACCTTACGCATGCGCACGCCGGCCCGGGCGAGCAAGCGTAAGGTAACGACGACAGCGTTATCACGGTAA